The Leadbettera azotonutricia ZAS-9 genome has a window encoding:
- a CDS encoding cation:proton antiporter — MPETESVTEIMAMLALQLGIILFAVRFFGRMVKRVGIPQVLGELLAGVVIGPYALGGLHFPGFPQGVFPLGAGTLAVSTELYAFASIASIILLFASGLETDIGLFLRYSLAGGVIGIGGVIFSFAFGDLVGVFFIPGSTFMSPQNLFLGILCTATSVGITARILSDQKKMDSPEGVTILAAAVFDDVLGIIALAVVLGVVAVITGHGVAGADSLNGLLILAIAGKAFGIWLGFTALGLVFSKHIANFLKIFKHSYDFSILALGIALLLAGVFEKQGLAMIIGAYIAGLSLSKTEIAPVIQERIHGLYEFFVPVFFAVMGMMVNVKEIMAPPVLIFGALYTVAAILSKVIGCGGPALLLGFNGRGALRIGTGMVPRGEVALIIAGIGLASGILDQKIFGVVILMTLVTTLAAPPLLSATLRIPGTGTRKPVKGDESASTTWEFISDEIADLVVDTLLKDLKNEGFYVQMLNIDEGLSQARKDDISLSITEEESNVTIETARTDMPFVKTAVYEVILRLNDSIQKLKDSSDPRQMKKGLLDKDGRTSADLLSLVTPQCVSLDLKGETKDAIIAELVEILSVQNKLLNKEAALIDVLDREKTMSTGMQHGIALPHAKTSGVSDLAVAVGIKKEGIDFESADGEKSRVFILLLSPRKTSGPHIQFLAAIGTVLKDDDVRKALIEAQSKEKVVSLLQKGKAG; from the coding sequence ATGCCGGAAACTGAATCGGTAACCGAGATTATGGCAATGCTGGCGCTGCAGCTGGGGATCATCCTTTTTGCGGTGCGTTTTTTTGGCCGCATGGTCAAACGTGTCGGGATTCCCCAGGTTTTAGGGGAGCTTTTGGCTGGGGTTGTCATCGGGCCTTATGCCCTGGGGGGCTTGCATTTCCCCGGGTTCCCCCAGGGTGTTTTCCCCCTTGGCGCAGGCACCTTGGCGGTGAGCACCGAGCTTTATGCTTTTGCTTCCATTGCTTCCATTATACTTCTTTTTGCATCGGGGCTTGAGACCGATATCGGCCTCTTCCTTCGCTACTCTCTGGCGGGGGGCGTTATAGGCATAGGGGGGGTGATTTTCTCCTTTGCCTTTGGGGATCTTGTGGGGGTGTTTTTCATCCCGGGGTCGACTTTTATGAGCCCCCAAAATCTCTTTTTAGGGATACTTTGTACTGCCACTTCTGTAGGCATTACCGCCCGGATACTTTCGGATCAGAAGAAGATGGATTCCCCTGAGGGGGTGACCATTTTGGCCGCTGCGGTTTTCGATGACGTGCTGGGCATCATCGCCCTTGCTGTGGTGCTGGGCGTTGTGGCGGTTATCACAGGGCATGGGGTTGCGGGAGCCGATTCCCTGAACGGCCTCCTCATCCTTGCTATTGCAGGGAAGGCTTTTGGCATATGGCTTGGCTTTACCGCCCTTGGCCTTGTCTTCTCAAAACACATTGCCAATTTCTTAAAGATTTTTAAGCATAGTTACGATTTTTCGATTCTTGCCCTGGGTATTGCATTGCTCCTGGCAGGGGTTTTCGAAAAACAGGGCCTGGCCATGATCATAGGCGCTTATATCGCAGGGCTTTCCCTTTCCAAGACCGAAATTGCCCCGGTGATCCAGGAAAGGATACATGGGCTTTATGAATTCTTCGTTCCTGTCTTTTTTGCCGTCATGGGCATGATGGTAAATGTGAAAGAGATCATGGCGCCTCCGGTGCTGATCTTCGGCGCGCTTTATACTGTAGCAGCAATACTTTCAAAGGTCATAGGCTGCGGAGGACCCGCCCTGCTTCTTGGCTTTAACGGCAGGGGGGCGCTTCGCATAGGAACTGGAATGGTGCCCCGCGGCGAAGTAGCCCTCATTATAGCGGGCATTGGCCTGGCGTCGGGCATACTGGATCAGAAGATATTCGGCGTTGTTATACTTATGACTTTGGTCACCACCCTTGCAGCTCCTCCTCTTTTAAGTGCAACTTTACGAATTCCCGGTACAGGAACCCGAAAGCCCGTCAAGGGGGACGAATCGGCTTCCACAACTTGGGAATTTATTTCCGATGAAATTGCAGATCTTGTTGTGGATACTCTTCTTAAGGATCTCAAAAACGAGGGTTTCTATGTTCAGATGTTGAATATAGATGAAGGACTCTCCCAGGCCCGTAAAGACGATATCTCCCTGTCTATAACGGAAGAAGAAAGCAATGTTACCATCGAGACTGCCAGGACCGACATGCCTTTTGTAAAGACTGCGGTTTACGAAGTTATCCTGAGGCTTAATGATTCTATACAAAAGCTCAAGGATTCTTCTGATCCCCGGCAGATGAAAAAAGGGCTTTTGGATAAGGATGGCCGTACCAGCGCGGATCTCCTCTCCCTGGTTACGCCACAATGTGTTTCCCTCGACCTTAAGGGCGAAACCAAAGACGCAATAATTGCCGAACTGGTAGAAATACTGTCAGTCCAGAACAAACTCCTCAACAAAGAGGCAGCCCTGATTGATGTGCTGGATCGTGAAAAAACCATGAGTACAGGCATGCAGCATGGCATTGCCCTTCCTCATGCAAAAACCAGTGGTGTGAGCGACCTTGCGGTAGCAGTGGGGATAAAAAAAGAAGGCATAGATTTTGAATCCGCCGACGGCGAAAAATCCCGGGTTTTTATACTGTTGCTTTCCCCGAGGAAAACTTCAGGCCCCCATATCCAGTTCCTTGCTGCCATAGGTACGGTTCTTAAAGATGATGATGTGCGAAAGGCCTTGATAGAAGCCCAATCGAAGGAGAAGGTGGTGAGCCTTCTGCAGAAGGGGAAAGCTGGTTAA
- a CDS encoding class I SAM-dependent rRNA methyltransferase, with amino-acid sequence MKRIIMKPGEERRITLGHPWVYDNEVAQILTGFGPQTAPASLEPGEIADVESANKKYLGRAFANPNSKIIARIYSPSKDGADKGFFKRRIREALLRRDGARCLYDLRCESARVLFAEADFLPGLIIDRFVGWPLEELEAAVPDRPLSFEAAEAALGPPQSWLSVQFLSYAIDARRDLILEALEETLGAPLLVGREALGVPAGIVERSAQVRELEGLPLREGIIKGAFPQGGIAIFENGFPFAVHLEEGQKTGHYLDQRDNRRLAAAYAANAKVLDACAYTGGFAVHALRAGAASALCVDVSASALEIAKKNAALNGVSEKIATLESDVFEYLRGAEHRKERFDLVILDPPAFAKTHTSLNDALRGYKEINLRALGILNHGGILVSCSCSHALDEERFRRVIAEAAADAGRRLIELDLRRQSPDHPILVGYGESLYLKAGFYRVI; translated from the coding sequence TTGAAACGAATCATAATGAAACCAGGGGAAGAACGCCGCATAACCCTGGGCCACCCCTGGGTCTATGACAACGAGGTTGCCCAGATCCTTACTGGCTTCGGCCCCCAGACTGCGCCGGCCAGCCTTGAGCCCGGTGAAATTGCCGATGTGGAAAGCGCGAACAAGAAGTACCTGGGCAGGGCCTTTGCAAACCCCAATTCCAAAATCATTGCCCGTATCTACAGCCCCTCCAAAGATGGCGCGGACAAGGGATTTTTCAAACGCCGCATACGGGAAGCCCTGCTTCGGCGTGATGGCGCCAGGTGCCTTTACGATCTCCGCTGCGAGTCCGCACGGGTGCTCTTTGCCGAAGCTGACTTCCTTCCGGGCCTTATCATCGACCGCTTTGTGGGTTGGCCTCTGGAGGAGCTTGAAGCTGCTGTCCCGGATAGGCCCTTGAGCTTTGAAGCCGCCGAGGCTGCCCTGGGCCCGCCTCAATCCTGGCTCTCCGTGCAATTTCTTTCCTATGCTATAGACGCGCGGCGGGATCTTATCCTTGAAGCACTTGAGGAAACCCTGGGCGCACCCCTTTTGGTTGGCAGAGAAGCCCTGGGTGTGCCTGCGGGCATTGTCGAGCGATCTGCCCAGGTACGGGAGCTTGAGGGCCTCCCCCTGAGGGAGGGTATTATCAAGGGCGCTTTCCCCCAGGGTGGAATCGCGATTTTTGAAAACGGCTTCCCCTTTGCGGTGCATTTGGAAGAGGGCCAAAAAACAGGCCATTACTTGGACCAGAGGGATAACCGCCGCCTCGCTGCTGCCTATGCCGCGAATGCCAAAGTTCTCGATGCCTGCGCCTATACTGGGGGCTTTGCCGTCCATGCCCTCAGGGCCGGCGCCGCCTCGGCGCTCTGCGTGGACGTTTCAGCTTCAGCCCTGGAAATAGCGAAAAAGAACGCCGCCCTCAATGGGGTAAGCGAAAAAATTGCTACCCTGGAGTCCGATGTTTTTGAGTATCTCAGGGGGGCCGAACACAGGAAAGAGCGTTTCGACCTCGTCATCCTCGATCCTCCGGCCTTCGCCAAAACCCACACATCCCTGAACGACGCCCTGAGGGGCTACAAAGAAATCAACCTCAGGGCCCTTGGGATACTTAATCACGGCGGCATACTGGTAAGCTGTTCCTGCAGCCACGCCCTGGACGAGGAAAGGTTCAGGCGGGTGATTGCTGAAGCCGCGGCGGATGCCGGGCGGCGGCTCATTGAACTGGATTTGAGGCGGCAGAGCCCGGATCATCCGATACTCGTTGGCTATGGGGAATCCCTCTACCTTAAAGCAGGCTTTTACCGGGTCATATAG
- the ppk1 gene encoding polyphosphate kinase 1, with protein sequence MEAARFFSRDLSWIDFNTRVLEEGLRQDLLPLERFKYFSIVSSNFDEFFMVRVAALKRAEKAGSRPDPSGLSPGEQLKIVSEKVRVIIQRQYSALKAEVFPSLAKGGLYLVRPSDWNDTQKSYLDSLFQREILPLLTPLRVEDGESLPAIDSLWLHAAFLLEGDDGDEKISIIRIPPVLERIVWLPEDAASPGEGIGGKASWALLEDLVLSWGSSLYPGFQVKESFLFKINRDADFSVDEKRDEDFIEAMEEVLEGRERSMAVRMVFSPGSMRLKDYFAKRLNLLEQDLYEIDGPINLGSLYDLVLVRGFDKLREKPWKIYAPAAFPEDASIWDRIKAGDVVLHFPYQSFDPVVRFFLDAAQDPQVISIKTALYRTSGNSPIVRALEQASLAGKHVTAVVELKARFDEERNISWANRLEKAGVIVVYGLARLKVHAKVSVVMRRENERIRRYVHLSTGNYNDKTARFYEDICLFSAREDLAYDAGLLFNMITGYSEAQGMRKLVIAPLGLKRKLVDLIDREIRRSSPEAPGRIMAKMNALADTDIINALYRASQAGVKVLLNVRGICMLIPGVQDLSENIRVVSVIDHYLEHSRIVYFANGGADELYLSSADWMPRNLERRVELMFPVLQDDSKRLVHRILEGYFKDNCQAWELCSDSKWTRLKPIPGDEPFRVQAGLLALAANQAEQTGDAHDEFIVRRSQPNLEGK encoded by the coding sequence ATGGAAGCAGCAAGGTTTTTCAGCCGTGATTTATCATGGATAGATTTTAACACAAGGGTACTCGAAGAAGGCTTAAGGCAGGATCTTCTGCCTCTGGAACGTTTCAAGTATTTTTCCATTGTTTCTTCCAATTTTGATGAATTTTTCATGGTCCGTGTGGCTGCCCTGAAGCGGGCAGAGAAAGCAGGCTCGCGTCCTGATCCTTCCGGCCTGAGCCCCGGGGAGCAATTAAAAATTGTGTCAGAAAAAGTGCGGGTTATTATACAGCGCCAGTATAGCGCATTAAAAGCGGAAGTGTTTCCCAGCCTTGCAAAAGGCGGCCTTTATCTTGTGCGTCCCTCTGACTGGAATGATACGCAGAAATCCTACCTGGATTCGCTTTTTCAGAGGGAGATACTTCCCCTGCTCACGCCGCTCCGGGTGGAAGACGGGGAAAGCCTGCCGGCAATTGACAGCCTATGGCTTCATGCCGCGTTTCTGCTGGAGGGCGATGATGGAGATGAGAAAATTTCCATCATCAGGATACCTCCGGTTTTGGAGAGGATTGTGTGGCTGCCGGAAGATGCGGCTTCCCCTGGCGAGGGCATAGGCGGAAAGGCTTCCTGGGCTCTGCTTGAGGATCTGGTGTTAAGCTGGGGTTCTAGTCTGTATCCTGGTTTTCAGGTTAAGGAAAGTTTCCTTTTTAAGATAAACAGGGATGCTGATTTTTCTGTTGATGAAAAACGGGACGAGGATTTTATCGAGGCCATGGAAGAGGTGCTTGAAGGCCGTGAGCGATCCATGGCAGTACGCATGGTTTTTTCTCCCGGGTCAATGCGGCTTAAGGATTATTTTGCAAAACGCCTCAACCTTTTAGAGCAGGATCTCTACGAAATTGACGGGCCCATAAATTTGGGAAGCCTTTACGATTTAGTCCTAGTCAGGGGTTTTGACAAACTTAGGGAAAAGCCCTGGAAGATCTATGCCCCCGCAGCCTTTCCCGAAGATGCTTCCATTTGGGACAGGATCAAAGCCGGAGACGTAGTGCTGCACTTTCCCTATCAAAGTTTTGATCCTGTAGTGCGTTTTTTCCTGGATGCAGCCCAGGACCCTCAGGTGATTTCCATTAAGACCGCCCTTTACCGCACCAGCGGCAATTCCCCTATAGTGCGGGCTTTGGAACAGGCAAGCCTCGCAGGCAAGCATGTTACCGCAGTGGTGGAACTTAAAGCCCGTTTCGATGAAGAACGCAATATCTCCTGGGCCAACAGGCTCGAAAAGGCCGGGGTCATCGTAGTGTACGGTCTTGCAAGGCTCAAGGTACATGCAAAAGTTTCTGTGGTGATGCGCAGGGAAAACGAACGCATCAGGCGTTATGTGCATCTTTCCACAGGGAATTATAACGACAAGACTGCAAGGTTTTACGAAGATATTTGCCTTTTCAGCGCCAGGGAAGATCTCGCCTACGATGCAGGGCTGCTCTTCAATATGATCACCGGCTACTCCGAAGCCCAGGGCATGCGCAAGCTGGTGATCGCCCCCCTGGGCTTGAAGCGCAAACTTGTGGATCTCATTGACAGGGAAATCAGGAGATCAAGCCCCGAAGCTCCGGGCCGCATCATGGCAAAGATGAATGCCCTTGCTGACACAGATATTATCAATGCGCTTTACAGGGCTTCGCAGGCAGGAGTAAAAGTGCTGCTTAATGTGCGGGGTATCTGCATGCTGATTCCCGGAGTGCAGGACTTGTCGGAAAACATCAGGGTTGTAAGTGTGATAGATCATTACCTCGAACATTCGCGCATTGTGTATTTTGCCAATGGCGGCGCCGACGAACTTTACCTTTCCAGCGCCGACTGGATGCCCAGGAACCTGGAACGCCGGGTGGAACTCATGTTCCCCGTGCTGCAGGATGACAGCAAACGCCTGGTGCACCGGATTCTCGAAGGCTATTTTAAGGATAATTGCCAGGCATGGGAGCTCTGTTCTGACAGCAAGTGGACACGGCTCAAGCCCATCCCGGGCGACGAGCCCTTCCGGGTTCAAGCCGGGCTTTTGGCTCTGGCTGCTAATCAGGCTGAACAGACCGGAGATGCCCATGATGAATTTATTGTGAGAAGAAGCCAACCTAATTTGGAGGGAAAATAA
- the holA gene encoding DNA polymerase III subunit delta: MNSRIFLGTETGEKQAAIDEIKRQLSADGGGSPLEQSVYYAGETPVSDMVSAMRNGSLFAESRLFLIKNADAIKKKDEVDLLASYMASPQDNTTLILISEETKLAKGLEDAVPRDAKKVFWELSESRKVDWVANFFRAKGFRINNDGIGTILELVENNTHALDQECTRLTLFLEKGKEIGSEEAEKWLSHTREESAFTLFARIASGDLSRSVESLHTMLLAKVEPQTILAGLAWCFRQFRDYINLVEEGAGSDGALERLFIKSPQAKRNYTDAGRRYNSEAADTFLSLTAEYDALLRSESSFPRQILMDTYLCKIHGLALQPALRR, encoded by the coding sequence ATGAACTCGAGGATCTTCCTGGGGACTGAGACCGGCGAAAAGCAGGCCGCCATCGACGAAATAAAAAGACAGCTTTCAGCCGATGGCGGGGGTTCCCCTCTGGAACAGTCGGTTTACTATGCCGGCGAAACGCCGGTATCCGACATGGTCTCTGCCATGCGCAACGGCTCCCTCTTTGCAGAAAGCCGCCTCTTTCTCATCAAGAATGCCGACGCCATCAAAAAAAAGGACGAGGTAGATCTCCTCGCTTCCTACATGGCATCCCCCCAGGACAACACCACCCTCATTCTTATCTCCGAAGAAACCAAACTCGCCAAAGGGCTTGAAGATGCAGTGCCCAGGGATGCAAAAAAAGTTTTTTGGGAGCTTTCGGAATCCCGTAAGGTTGATTGGGTGGCCAACTTCTTCAGGGCCAAAGGTTTCCGCATCAACAACGATGGCATAGGGACTATACTGGAACTGGTGGAAAACAATACCCATGCTTTAGATCAAGAATGTACCCGGCTTACACTTTTTTTGGAAAAGGGCAAGGAGATAGGGAGCGAAGAAGCCGAAAAATGGCTTTCCCACACCAGGGAGGAATCCGCATTTACCCTCTTTGCCCGCATTGCTTCGGGGGATCTAAGCCGCAGCGTTGAATCCCTCCATACCATGCTCCTTGCAAAGGTAGAGCCCCAAACAATCCTGGCGGGCCTTGCCTGGTGCTTCAGGCAGTTCAGGGATTATATTAACCTGGTTGAAGAAGGCGCAGGCAGCGACGGGGCTTTAGAAAGGCTCTTCATTAAATCGCCCCAGGCAAAACGGAACTACACCGATGCAGGGAGGCGCTACAATTCCGAGGCAGCCGACACCTTCCTTTCCCTCACCGCTGAATATGACGCGCTCTTGCGCTCTGAATCTTCTTTCCCCAGGCAGATTCTGATGGATACGTACCTTTGCAAAATACACGGCCTGGCTTTGCAGCCTGCATTGAGGAGATAA
- a CDS encoding manganese efflux pump MntP family protein encodes MASIILIGLSLSMDAFAISVSSGITIKGLKPYHALRAALFFGLFQFIMPVAGWYLGYSFASYIKNFDHWIAFGLLAFIGGKMVVEGAREIKKDTSTNDDSITVNSDCKCKDKSDIRSMPCLLSLSIATSIDALAVGLSFSLLGNTIWLPAMGIGIVTFLVCMIGFEASRLIGPLLGKWAEIAGGLVLIGIGAKILLEHLLSA; translated from the coding sequence ATGGCCTCAATTATACTCATAGGCCTCAGCCTATCCATGGACGCCTTTGCCATCTCGGTAAGTTCGGGTATAACCATTAAAGGATTAAAACCATACCATGCCCTGAGGGCTGCCCTTTTTTTCGGTCTTTTCCAGTTTATTATGCCCGTAGCAGGCTGGTATTTGGGCTATTCTTTTGCATCGTATATTAAAAATTTTGATCACTGGATAGCATTTGGGCTTTTGGCATTCATAGGCGGGAAAATGGTTGTTGAAGGCGCAAGAGAAATCAAAAAAGATACTAGTACTAATGATGACAGTATTACTGTTAATTCCGACTGCAAATGCAAAGACAAAAGCGATATCAGAAGCATGCCCTGCCTGTTGAGCCTTTCGATTGCCACAAGCATTGACGCCCTTGCTGTGGGGCTTTCGTTCAGCCTTCTTGGAAATACTATTTGGCTGCCTGCCATGGGCATAGGGATAGTAACATTCCTGGTTTGCATGATCGGCTTTGAAGCAAGCCGCCTCATAGGCCCCCTGTTGGGGAAATGGGCCGAAATCGCCGGGGGCCTCGTACTCATAGGCATTGGCGCCAAGATACTTTTAGAGCATCTCCTAAGCGCTTAA